A section of the Ranitomeya imitator isolate aRanImi1 chromosome 7, aRanImi1.pri, whole genome shotgun sequence genome encodes:
- the LOC138644637 gene encoding uncharacterized protein — MGIICVSVLYRQTVRFLLYRMDFKAREKTWQAKASDLFKQGPTKTNEDVVTINKDLIKQYRSALYKKTKTWWNRSALENYMDKQIIPRGLRVQLYPSFELEDDVLIKRWLSTATTCSLEFIQIIIDKNTMSLASLDSEIDECEQRLMKDIPVENFDQVMTEINKDVDRWEKEVCQNKIRKFQRDVNDYDTDKIYRWQNKKATHPGRNKQNDRRTGKSSHQRSPSASSAISTSDINTSQSDGENVTSETSKNEKRLPDIFTRSKALRTQGDQLKVINLSKYELSMAEVRLLERGLTFSPTCRLDTFTAIRDLHLFSRKLILKKFHFKNDAHDNFSTVEEDETLRNLEELLEENAPVQIHIPARRTFRFIVWYLLPLFPSPCGVTTGNFKIPGIPDDLQGIAKKTDFNQRLS, encoded by the exons ATGGGAATTATATGTGTCTCTGTATTGTATAGACAGACTGTCCGCTTTCTCCTTTACAGAATGGACTTTAAAGCCAGGGAAAAAACCTGGCAAGCTAAGGCATCCGATTTATTTAAACAGGGGCCCACCAAGACAAATGAGGATGTAGTTACAATTAATAAAGACCTGATTAAACAATACAGGAGTGCCCTTTACAAAAAGACCAAGACGTGGTGGAACCGGTCAGCCCTGGAGAACTATATGGATAAACAAATTATCCCCAGGGGACTAAGAGTCCAATTATATCCGTCCTTTGAGTTGGAAGACGACGTGCTTATCAAACGTTGGCTTTCTACGGCTACCACATGCTCCTTGGAGTTTATCCAAATCATAATTGATAAGAATACCATGTCTTTAGCATCTCTTGACTCTGAAATTGATGAGTGCGAACAACGCCTTATGAAGGATATTCCGGTGGAGAATTTTGACCAAGTGATGACTGAAATTAATAAAGATGTGGACAGATGGGAAAAAGAAGTGTGTCAAAACAAAATCCGAAAATTTCAGAGGGACGTTAATGACTATGATACGGACAAAATATATAGATGGCAAAACAAGAAGGCCACCCACCCTGGCAGAAACAAGCAAAATGATAGAAGAACTGGGAAATCAAGTCATCAAAGGAGTCCTTCAGCAAGTTCGGCGATATCTACCTCAGATATAAACACCTCACAGAGTGACGGGGAAAATGTGACAAGTGAAACCTCCAAAAATGAAAAACGATTACCGGATATCTTCACAAGATCTAAGGCCCTTCGGACCCAAGGAGATCAATTGAAGGTAATTAATCTATCCAAATATGAACTATCTATGGCAGAGGTGAGACTCCTGGAGAGAGGACTGACATTTTCACCAACATGTCGGTTAGATACTTTTACGGCTATTAGGGACCTACACCTCTTCTCCAGGAAACTCATCCTCAAAAAGTTCCATTTCAAAAATGATGCCCATGATAACTTCTCCACAGTGGAAGAAGATGAAACGTTAAGGAACCTTGAAGAACTTCTGGAAGAGAATGCACCGGTTCAG ATTCACATACCTGCACGACGCACTTTCCGGTTCATTGTCTGGTATCTCCTTCCTCTCTTCCCATCACCATGCGGTGTCACCACAGGCAACTTCAAGATCCCTGGAATACCGGACGATCTGCAAGGAATAGCCAAAAAAACAGACTTTAATCAAAGACTTTCATAG